One part of the Gossypium raimondii isolate GPD5lz chromosome 1, ASM2569854v1, whole genome shotgun sequence genome encodes these proteins:
- the LOC105786625 gene encoding probable zinc metallopeptidase EGY3, chloroplastic, whose amino-acid sequence MTALCFTSHASLSSCNLHTHPYKKKHGFNFNNFGSNLSTIINKTQSSNPRISIHFSVNRRQFPLKSSVKDEQATETEPTAHSPVAVESKEPSDETHGPNSEETEGKEDQQEMDWKTDEEFKRFMGNPSIEAAIKLEKKRADSKLKELDRESNGNPIVGLFNKVVRDNLAREKERLEQAEETFKALDLNKLKSCFGFDTFFATDVRRFGDGGIFIGNLRRPIEEVIPILEKKLTKAAGREVVLWFMEEKTNDITKQACVVQPKAEIDLQFESTKLSTPWGYVSATALCVTTFGTIALMSGFFLKPGATFDDYLADVLPLFGGFISILAVSEIATRVTAARYGVKLSPSFLVPSNWTGCLGVMNNYESLLPNKKALFDIPVARTASAYLTSLVLAIAAFISDGSFNGGDNALFIRPQFFYNNPLLSFVQFVIGPYADELGNVLPNAVEGVGVPVDPLAFAGLLGMVVTSLNLLPCGRLEGGRIAQAMFGRSTAMLLSFATSLLLGIGGLSGSVLCLAWGLFATFFRGGEEMPAKDEITPLGDNRFAWGIVLGLICFLTLFPNGGGTFSNPFLSDPFFRGDL is encoded by the exons atgacAGCTCTGTGTTTCACTTCACACGCTTCTCTATCTTCATGCAACCTCCACACCCACCCCTACAAAAAGAAACACGGCTTCAACTTCAACAATTTTGGGTCGAATTTATCCACCATTATCAACAAAACCCAAAGCTCCAATCCTCGAATTTCCATTCATTTCTCCGTTAATCGTCGTCAGTTTCCTCTCAAATCTTCCGTAAAAGACGAGCAAGCAACCGAAACGGAACCCACCGCCCATTCCCCCGTCGCGGTGGAATCTAAAGAACCGAGCGATGAAACACACGGTCCGAACAGTGAAGAAACGGAGGGGAAAGAAGATCAACAAGAAATGGATTGGAAAACGGATGAGGAGTTCAAGAGATTTATGGGGAATCCTTCCATTGAAGCTGCGATAAAGCTGGAGAAGAAAAGGGCGGATAGTAAGCTTAAGGAATTGGATAGGGAAAGTAACGGGAATCCCATTGTGGGGCTTTTCAATAAGGTGGTGCGTGATAATTTGgctagagaaaaagaaaggttgGAGCAAGCTGAAGAGACTTTTAAAGCTCTTGATCTTAATAAG TTAAAGAGCTGTTTTGGATTCGATACATTTTTTGCAACGGATGTTCGAAGGTTCGGAGATGGTGGGATTTTCATTGGGAATTTGAGAAGACCGATCGAAGAAGTCATTCCTATACTTGAGAAAAAGCTGACCAAAGCCGCAGGCAGGGAAGTTGTCTTGTGGTTCATGGAGGAAAAAACGAACGACATTACGAAACAG GCATGTGTGGTGCAACCTAAAGCCGAAATTGATCTCCAATTCGAGTCTACCAAGCTGAGCACTCCTTGGGGATATGTTAGTGCAACAGCCTTATGTGTTACAACTTTCGGGACCATTGCTTTAATGAGCGGATTCTTCTTGAAACCCGGTGCTACATTTGATGACTATCTCGCCGATGTCTTGCCTCTCTTCGGTGGCTTCATCTCCATTTTGGCAGTTTCCGAG ATAGCCACGAGGGTGACAGCGGCTCGTTATGGTGTTAAACTCAGCCCCTCATTTCTTGTTCCATCCAATTGGACTGGTTGTTTAGGTGTGATGAACAATTACGAGTCATTGCTTCCAAATAAGAAGGCTCTTTTCGATATCCCGGTGGCACGTACGGCTAGCGCTTACTTGACATCACTGGTGCTTGCAATCGCTGCTTTCATATCTGATGGCAGCTTTAATGGTGGCGATAACGCATT GTTCATAAGGCCTCAGTTCTTCTACAACAATCCGCTGCTTTCTTTCGTCCAATTTGTTATCGGACCGTATGCGGATGAACTCGGAAACGTATTACCAAATGCCGTGGAAGGGGTCGGAGTTCCTGTTGATCCCCTCGCTTTTGCTGGACTTTTGG GAATGGTGGTGACTTCTTTGAACTTGTTGCCTTGCGGAAGACTCGAAGGTGGCCGAATAGCTCAAGCGATGTTCGGACGTAGTACGGCTATGTTGTTGTCCTTTGCCACGTCCCTTCTCCTTGGCATCGGTGGTCTAAGCGGAAGCGTACTTTGCCTGGCGTGGGGATTATTCGCAACCTTCTTCCGTGGTGGGGAAGAAATGCCAGCGAAAGACGAGATAACGCCGTTGGGAGATAACAGGTTTGCTTGGGGTATAGTTTTAGGTCTCATTTGCTTCCTCACTCTTTTCCCCAATGGTGGTGGTACTTTCTCTAACCCTTTCTTAAGTGATCCCTTTTTTAGGGGCGATCTGTAA
- the LOC105787138 gene encoding uncharacterized protein LOC105787138: protein MVQSQAAISILKVNINCCDKCRSKAKEKLQKIDGVEFIEYDSERVLKISGKINPMNIVKKVEKWGKNAEVLSLQQSLNSTDSVHHESKSEIHNDGCCHCDLISDSDFENQDGEVCVLNETNPGITLNKQNTKSKLKKRCLWLFGLFRKKKSDEVTMSREPSMGNGPLKWQFPRIPMLEYGGPRPYYQPFQSCYPPMMGRPLGPSYYPFAVMRSPPLYGVFNSRPPPKVNPMIHYTSYADNYSPW from the exons ATGGTACAATCCCAGGCTGCA ATTTCCATTTTAAAAGTGAATATTAACTGTTGCGACAAGTGTCGATCGAAAGCGAAGGAAAAACTGCAAAAAATCGACG GTGTGGAGTTTATCGAATATGATTCGGAGAGAGTGTTAAAAATTTCCGGGAAAATAAACCCAATGAATATTGTGAAGAAGGTTGAAAAATGGGGGAAAAATGCGGAGGTTTTGTCTTTGCAACAATCCCTTAATAGCACTGATAGTGTCCATCATGAATCAAAATCCGAAATCCACAATGATGGTTGTTGTCATTGTGATTTGATTTCCGATTCTGATTTTGAAAATCAAGATGGTGAAGTTTGTGTATTGAACGAAACTAACCCCGGTATCACTTTGAACAAGCAAAACACAAAGAGTAAACTCAAGAAAAGGTGCCTTTGGTTGTTCGGGTTGTTTCGTAAAAAGAAGTCAGACGAGGTAACTATGTCGAGGGAACCTTCGATGGGGAATGGACCATTGAAATGGCAATTTCCGAGAATACCAATGCTGGAATATGGTGGTCCTAGGCCATACTATCAACCGTTTCAGTCTTGTTATCCGCCGATGATGGGAAGGCCATTGGGACCTTCATATTATCCTTTTGCGGTTATGCGATCACCGCCACTGTACGGTGTTTTCAACTCTCGGCCACCGCCGAAAGTTAACCCTATGATTCATTATACTAGTTATGCAGACAATTATAGTCCATGGTAA